The DNA segment TAAGCTCTTAAAAAGGAAGTTCCTCACCCTTACCATTCAAATCAGTCAAACTAGCCAAGACCCTTTTCAAATAAAGACCCCTCCCATAAGTTTTTTAAAAAAATCTCCCATGGCAGGCATCTTATTTCCCCTATCTTTTGAGACCTTGGATCCTGGCTGACTAAAAGAAACTCTCTGAAAACCCCTTCTTCGGCAAGGGCCTTAAGACCTTTGAGATGTTTTTCAGTCACCTTGGTGGTTGCTTTAATTTCAATGGCTGTATGTTGCCCGACAACATAGTCCACTTCTTGCCCATTGATAGAACGCCAAAAACAAAGATCATCGAACTTACGAGAATAATCTAAATAAGCCCTGAGTTCCATGCCTATGAAATGTTCAAAGGCATTGCCATACTTATCTGAATGACGATCAAGGGCGATTGCTTTGGTAAGGGCATGAACAACCCCAATATCAAAAAAGTAAAACTTAGCGGTTTGAATGGCTTTCCGTTTTTTTGATTTTGTCCACGGATGCAGTAAATAGCCTAAAAGCGTATCCTCCAAAACGCTATAATATTCACGGATGGTTGAGGGAGCCATATTGGCATCATTTCCAATCTCTGTAAAATTGAGCAATTGCCCATTGCCAAGAGCCGCCACTTCAAGAAAGCGGGCAAAAGCCGGGATTTTACGAACTAAACCCTCTGCTTTAATTTCTTCATAAAGATAGGTTTGCACATAGGCCCTTAACTCCTCTTCGGGAGCTTGGCTTAAATACACATGAGGCAAGCCTCCGTACTGCAAGTAACGCTGCAAATTGAACGACGAGATTTCACACCAACTCAGAGGGAACAAATGAGCCATCCAGGCGCGGCCTGCTAACATGTTGGTATTTTGGTTTTTCAACTTTCTGGCTGAACTACCGGTAAGCAGAAATCTTATCTTATGCTTTTCGATAAGCCGGTGAACCTCATTTAAGAGTTCGGGCACCTTTTGTATTTCGTCGATCACAATGTAATGT comes from the Deltaproteobacteria bacterium genome and includes:
- a CDS encoding ATP-binding protein; the protein is MEFKRKLNLEGLLRKKSFFLFGPRSTGKSTLIHQKLGAHALIIDLLESDLYLRLLQHPQELENFVLGVAPKQHYIVIDEIQKVPELLNEVHRLIEKHKIRFLLTGSSARKLKNQNTNMLAGRAWMAHLFPLSWCEISSFNLQRYLQYGGLPHVYLSQAPEEELRAYVQTYLYEEIKAEGLVRKIPAFARFLEVAALGNGQLLNFTEIGNDANMAPSTIREYYSVLEDTLLGYLLHPWTKSKKRKAIQTAKFYFFDIGVVHALTKAIALDRHSDKYGNAFEHFIGMELRAYLDYSRKFDDLCFWRSINGQEVDYVVGQHTAIEIKATTKVTEKHLKGLKALAEEGVFREFLLVSQDPRSQKIGEIRCLPWEIFLKNLWEGSLFEKGLG